A single genomic interval of Lathyrus oleraceus cultivar Zhongwan6 chromosome 7, CAAS_Psat_ZW6_1.0, whole genome shotgun sequence harbors:
- the LOC127105778 gene encoding RING-H2 finger protein ATL78: protein MYASTSFTSPLFHELLVESHTRRLLFQSPLDHQSLTNSPVLTNNNNSTDSHFGALEFDSNVVMIVAVLLCALICSLVLNSIIRCALRFSNNSSSSSSSSNSSPQLVNKGIKKKALKTFPIVSYSDELKLPGLDAECMICLSEFTKGEKVRVLPKCNHGFHVRCIDEWLKEHSSCPKCRQCLLETCRKIGESQVQPIVLPVPEIIIRIQPLDHEAVERNYREESR, encoded by the coding sequence ATGTATGCTTCTACTTCCTTTACTTCACCACTCTTCCATGAGCTTCTTGTAGAATCTCACACAAGAAGGTTACTCTTCCAAAGCCCTCTTGATCATCAATCACTAACAAACTCTCCTGTTTTAACAAACAACAATAATTCAACAGACTCACATTTTGGAGCTCTTGAATTTGATTCAAATGTTGTGATGATAGTTGCAGTTCTATTGTGTGCGCTTATATGTTCACTTGTATTAAACTCCATTATAAGGTGTGCCTTGAGGTTTTCAAACAACAGCTCTTCTTCGAGTTCGAGCAGCAACTCTTCACCTCAATTGGTCAACAAAGGAATCAAGAAGAAGGCTCTCAAGACATTTCCCATTGTGAGCTACTCAGATGAGTTGAAACTACCAGGTTTGGATGCTGAGTGTATGATATGTCTCTCAGAGTTCACAAAGGGTGAAAAGGTACGCGTTTTGCCTAAATGCAACCATGGTTTTCATGTTCGTTGCATTGACGAATGGCTAAAGGAACACTCATCATGTCCTAAGTGCAGACAATGTCTTCTTGAAACATGTCGAAAGATCGGGGAGTCGCAGGTGCAACCAATTGTGCTGCCAGTGCCAGAAATCATTATAAGGATTCAACCACTAGACCATGAAGCTGTTGAACGTAACTATAGGGAAGAAAGCAGATAA